One window of Trinickia caryophylli genomic DNA carries:
- a CDS encoding LysR substrate-binding domain-containing protein, protein MFDTVLLRSFVTVAQEGSFTRAAARLHLTQSAISAHLRRLEQQAGKALLARTTRSVSLTPDGEMLLGYARAILSLNRDAQTRLHRTPADGSLRIGMSEDFAHVRVMERLHGFGLRHPELAFEVTIGIPGLLLQAMDRGELDVVLGGRCRDDRAGRELWREPLVWAAADWLAVDAALPVPLAVFPEPCPYREAALAALAQAGVESRIAVVCASSNGLVAAVRAGLAIAPMPASRIEAGLRSVEPPSGLPALPDVEFALFGGTSANANALVEELSAEAKRDLA, encoded by the coding sequence ATGTTCGATACCGTGCTGCTGCGCTCGTTCGTGACCGTCGCGCAAGAGGGCAGCTTCACGCGCGCGGCGGCACGGCTGCATTTGACGCAATCGGCGATCAGCGCGCATCTGCGCCGGCTCGAGCAGCAGGCCGGCAAAGCGCTGCTTGCACGCACGACGCGTTCGGTGTCGCTCACGCCGGACGGCGAAATGCTGCTCGGCTACGCGCGCGCGATTCTTTCGCTGAACCGGGATGCGCAAACACGCTTGCACCGCACGCCGGCGGACGGTTCGTTGCGCATCGGCATGTCGGAAGATTTCGCGCACGTGCGCGTGATGGAGCGGCTGCACGGATTCGGTCTGCGCCATCCCGAACTCGCGTTCGAGGTGACGATCGGCATCCCTGGTTTGCTGCTGCAGGCGATGGACCGCGGCGAGCTGGACGTCGTGCTTGGCGGGCGTTGCCGCGACGACCGGGCCGGGCGTGAATTGTGGCGCGAGCCGCTCGTCTGGGCCGCGGCCGATTGGCTCGCGGTGGACGCGGCGCTGCCCGTACCGCTTGCCGTTTTCCCCGAGCCTTGCCCCTATCGCGAAGCGGCGCTCGCCGCGCTCGCGCAAGCGGGCGTCGAAAGTCGGATTGCCGTCGTGTGCGCGAGCAGCAACGGGCTTGTCGCCGCCGTGCGCGCCGGGCTCGCCATCGCGCCGATGCCCGCCAGCCGCATCGAGGCAGGCCTGCGCAGCGTCGAGCCGCCATCGGGGCTGCCCGCGCTGCCCGACGTGGAGTTCGCGCTATTCGGCGGCACGAGCGCGAATGCGAATGCGCTCGTCGAGGAACTGAGCGCCGAGGCGAAGCGCGATCTGGCTTGA
- a CDS encoding FMN-dependent NADH-azoreductase, whose product MAKLLHIEASPRKARSASLEVARAFVEAYRQAHSAAHVASLDLWQAALPEFDGAALDAKYAGLSGAPLSAAQEAAWDGIRALAAPLHEAETLLFSVPLWNFSIPYKLKHFIDAVSQKDVLFTFDPAQGFGGLLQGKRAVVVYARGLDYGRQSMTPAERFDFQQPFLDAWLRFVGIDDIETIVVEKTLYGPELDTAARREASAAAQALARARP is encoded by the coding sequence ATGGCCAAGCTGCTGCACATCGAAGCTTCTCCGCGCAAAGCGCGCTCCGCATCGCTCGAGGTTGCGCGGGCGTTCGTCGAGGCTTACCGCCAGGCTCATTCGGCGGCACACGTCGCTTCGCTCGATCTTTGGCAGGCCGCGTTGCCCGAGTTCGACGGCGCGGCGCTCGACGCGAAATACGCGGGCCTGTCGGGTGCGCCGCTCAGCGCCGCGCAGGAGGCGGCATGGGACGGCATACGCGCGCTGGCCGCGCCGCTGCACGAGGCCGAGACGCTGCTCTTCTCGGTCCCGCTTTGGAATTTCTCGATCCCCTACAAGCTGAAGCATTTCATCGACGCCGTGTCGCAAAAGGACGTGCTTTTCACGTTCGATCCGGCACAGGGGTTCGGCGGCCTTTTGCAGGGCAAGCGTGCCGTCGTCGTCTATGCGCGTGGACTCGATTACGGCCGTCAGTCGATGACCCCGGCGGAGCGCTTCGATTTTCAGCAGCCGTTTCTCGATGCGTGGCTGCGTTTCGTCGGCATTGACGACATCGAAACGATCGTCGTCGAGAAGACGCTTTACGGTCCCGAACTCGACACCGCCGCGCGCCGCGAAGCATCTGCTGCGGCACAGGCGCTCGCGCGGGCGCGACCATAA
- a CDS encoding ABC transporter substrate-binding protein, with translation MKLHSRIRAWMLAVAALMAAGSASAAELKEIRFGVEAAYAPFESKSPSGQLEGFDIDVGNAVCAKLKAKCVWVENDFDGLIPALAARKFDAINSDMTITAQRKRAVDFTDPIYSIPNQLVAKQGSGLMPNPASLKGKRVGVLQGTIQESYAKAKWAPAGVDVVSYQTQDQAYADLVAGRLDASFQDSEAAAKGFLKRPQGAGFAFAGPTVADDTLLGSGVGYGVRKGDKALKAALDQALRELKADGTIERIAARYFNVKVVLK, from the coding sequence ATGAAATTGCACTCGCGAATCCGCGCATGGATGCTTGCCGTGGCCGCACTGATGGCTGCGGGTAGCGCCAGTGCTGCCGAACTGAAGGAAATTCGCTTCGGCGTCGAAGCCGCGTATGCCCCGTTCGAATCGAAATCTCCGAGCGGTCAGCTCGAAGGCTTCGATATCGATGTCGGCAACGCCGTCTGCGCGAAGCTCAAAGCGAAGTGCGTATGGGTCGAGAACGACTTCGACGGGCTTATCCCCGCGCTCGCCGCGCGCAAGTTCGACGCGATCAATTCGGATATGACGATTACCGCCCAGCGCAAGCGGGCCGTCGACTTCACCGATCCCATTTACTCGATTCCGAATCAACTCGTCGCGAAGCAGGGCAGCGGTCTGATGCCGAATCCGGCCTCGCTCAAGGGCAAGCGTGTGGGCGTATTGCAAGGAACCATTCAGGAATCTTACGCAAAGGCGAAATGGGCGCCGGCCGGTGTCGACGTCGTTTCCTACCAGACGCAGGACCAGGCGTATGCCGACCTCGTCGCCGGCCGGCTCGACGCGTCGTTCCAGGACTCGGAGGCGGCCGCCAAGGGCTTTCTGAAGCGTCCGCAAGGCGCCGGCTTCGCATTCGCGGGGCCGACCGTCGCCGACGATACGCTGCTCGGCTCGGGCGTGGGCTATGGCGTGCGCAAAGGCGACAAGGCGCTCAAGGCGGCGCTCGACCAGGCGTTGCGCGAGCTAAAGGCCGACGGCACGATCGAGCGCATCGCCGCCAGGTATTTCAATGTGAAGGTCGTGCTCAAGTAA
- a CDS encoding EAL and HDOD domain-containing protein: MDLTHDTAARHAAGTETPSSEGQPAAGHPVRQPLVDAEGLLCGYELIARHSPIDEPEADGPDASAAAIRATLDMLAAPGVYAALGGHRGYLNTTRALLFSDDLSRIAPDRFFLELPRDITADAELIARLVLLHAKRYRFVIDSVAQPDATFGKLLPYAYAVKIDVAAVDPEFLVKLATALKSAGKILIALGVNSQEMFERAKAAHFDVFQGYFFARAQQQGTRRASAPRQALLNLLRLLASDPSVAQLEAELKLNPILVMHIMRLANSGEGSIGRKVATLRDAINATGTNRIARWTQLLLYADGRKVRLEDDPLVQMAATRARFMEMASARLAHANRKVIDGAFLTGVFSLVDAVFGGSLDSTLEALGLATHIRAAIARREGLLGTLLDAIVAIEQADWAALDKTAETLAPLTSTELAELAIAAAAWASTAEQHGENAGLERVDE, encoded by the coding sequence ATGGACCTTACTCACGATACGGCGGCGCGTCACGCGGCCGGCACCGAAACGCCTTCGTCCGAGGGCCAGCCCGCGGCGGGGCATCCGGTGCGGCAGCCGCTCGTGGATGCCGAAGGGCTGCTATGCGGCTACGAACTGATCGCGCGCCACTCGCCCATCGATGAGCCCGAGGCCGATGGGCCCGACGCCAGTGCTGCGGCAATCCGCGCCACGCTCGACATGCTGGCCGCACCGGGCGTGTACGCCGCGCTTGGGGGCCATCGGGGCTACCTCAATACGACACGGGCGCTTCTCTTTTCCGACGATCTTTCGCGCATCGCGCCCGATCGCTTCTTCCTCGAACTGCCGCGGGACATTACCGCCGACGCCGAACTGATCGCACGCCTCGTGCTGCTGCATGCCAAGCGCTACCGCTTCGTCATCGACAGCGTGGCACAGCCCGATGCCACGTTCGGCAAGCTGCTGCCCTATGCGTACGCGGTCAAGATCGACGTCGCAGCCGTGGATCCCGAGTTTCTCGTCAAGCTTGCCACCGCGCTGAAATCGGCCGGCAAGATTCTCATCGCGCTGGGCGTCAATTCGCAAGAGATGTTCGAGCGCGCCAAGGCCGCGCATTTCGACGTATTCCAGGGCTATTTCTTCGCGCGCGCGCAACAGCAGGGCACCCGGCGCGCGAGCGCGCCGCGGCAGGCGCTCCTGAACCTCCTGCGGCTGCTCGCCTCGGACCCGAGCGTGGCGCAGCTGGAAGCGGAGCTCAAGCTCAATCCGATTCTCGTGATGCATATCATGCGCCTCGCGAATTCCGGCGAGGGAAGCATCGGACGCAAGGTGGCGACATTGCGCGACGCGATCAACGCGACCGGTACGAACCGCATCGCGCGCTGGACGCAACTGCTGCTCTACGCAGATGGACGCAAGGTGCGTCTCGAAGACGATCCGCTCGTACAGATGGCCGCCACGCGCGCGCGTTTCATGGAAATGGCGTCCGCGCGGCTTGCCCACGCGAACCGCAAGGTAATCGACGGGGCCTTTCTGACCGGGGTCTTCTCGCTCGTCGATGCCGTGTTCGGCGGTTCGCTCGATTCGACGCTGGAAGCACTGGGGCTTGCCACGCACATTCGCGCGGCGATCGCACGCCGCGAGGGGCTGCTCGGCACGTTGCTCGACGCGATCGTCGCGATCGAGCAGGCCGATTGGGCCGCGCTCGACAAGACGGCCGAAACGCTGGCGCCGCTCACGTCGACCGAACTCGCGGAACTCGCGATTGCGGCTGCCGCATGGGCAAGCACGGCCGAACAGCATGGCGAAAACGCCGGGCTTGAACGGGTGGACGAGTAA
- a CDS encoding HDOD domain-containing protein, whose translation MVKVALLDKLWAQMSERGDFPMLSQSLRTAVAAMKNDDLDFTALVQVVLSDFALTQKVLRLANSAMYMAFGGNITTVTRALMVLGMDAVGHLVVGLKLVDHFHQSAPHRIDAKVELNRTLLSGSVARKLTAQTDLRAGEEAVVCTLMRQVGKLLVVCYLEEEWEQIRRKAGQGALDETQACVAVLGVSFEEIGLEAASRWRLPETIRIGMGTYEPDADAQQSAQWLRAVTNFSTEVADVLTAPDAPAQAIEAKLASVAQRYCAALTTDPETLVAMSVALAREEAGEGVVREIAELRANADAIARASISPEARIAAGLEDLRALPSENALAPVLSLASETVLAGLGFAHTVVFVRQASGLFKARLGLGRDIERVLPTLWFKEAFEPDVFHLAIANSVGIFIENARDPKMVARLPTWFRDAFSDARSFVLLPVVAHQSTVALIYGDWCHGGEARKISQAQMSALNELARELGRFFAHAPAREVETL comes from the coding sequence ATGGTGAAGGTGGCGCTGCTCGATAAGCTTTGGGCCCAAATGAGCGAGCGCGGCGACTTTCCGATGCTTTCGCAATCGTTGCGCACAGCCGTGGCTGCCATGAAGAATGACGACCTCGATTTCACGGCGCTCGTGCAGGTCGTGCTGTCGGACTTCGCGCTGACGCAGAAAGTGCTGCGCCTTGCAAACTCGGCCATGTACATGGCGTTCGGCGGCAACATCACCACCGTCACACGCGCGCTGATGGTGCTCGGCATGGACGCCGTCGGCCACCTCGTGGTCGGTTTGAAGCTCGTCGATCACTTCCATCAGAGCGCACCGCACCGCATCGATGCCAAGGTGGAGCTCAACCGCACACTGCTCTCGGGCAGCGTCGCGCGCAAGCTGACCGCGCAAACCGATCTGCGCGCGGGCGAGGAAGCCGTCGTCTGCACGCTGATGCGGCAAGTGGGCAAGCTGCTCGTGGTCTGTTATCTCGAAGAGGAATGGGAGCAGATCCGCCGCAAGGCCGGCCAGGGAGCACTCGACGAAACGCAGGCGTGCGTCGCCGTGCTCGGTGTGAGCTTCGAGGAAATCGGCCTGGAGGCCGCCTCTCGCTGGCGCCTGCCCGAAACGATCCGTATCGGCATGGGCACCTACGAGCCCGATGCCGATGCGCAGCAATCGGCGCAATGGCTGCGCGCGGTAACGAATTTTTCCACCGAAGTGGCCGACGTTCTCACCGCGCCCGATGCGCCCGCGCAGGCCATCGAGGCCAAGCTCGCAAGCGTGGCCCAGCGCTACTGCGCCGCACTCACGACGGATCCCGAAACGCTCGTCGCGATGAGCGTCGCGCTCGCACGCGAGGAAGCGGGCGAAGGCGTCGTGCGCGAGATCGCCGAGTTGCGCGCGAACGCCGATGCGATCGCGCGCGCGAGCATCAGCCCGGAGGCGCGCATCGCGGCGGGCCTCGAGGATTTGCGCGCGCTGCCCTCCGAGAACGCGCTCGCGCCCGTCCTCTCGCTGGCCTCGGAAACGGTGCTCGCGGGCCTCGGCTTTGCGCACACGGTCGTCTTCGTACGCCAGGCGTCAGGGCTTTTCAAGGCCCGGCTCGGCCTCGGGCGCGACATCGAGCGTGTGCTGCCGACACTATGGTTCAAGGAAGCGTTCGAGCCCGACGTCTTCCATCTCGCGATCGCCAATTCGGTCGGCATCTTCATCGAGAACGCGCGCGATCCGAAGATGGTGGCGCGATTGCCGACATGGTTCCGTGACGCCTTCTCGGACGCACGCTCGTTCGTGCTGCTGCCCGTGGTCGCCCATCAGTCCACGGTCGCGCTCATCTATGGCGACTGGTGCCATGGCGGCGAAGCGCGCAAAATCTCGCAGGCTCAAATGAGTGCGTTGAACGAGCTTGCGCGCGAGCTCGGCCGGTTCTTCGCGCACGCGCCCGCCCGAGAAGTGGAAACGCTCTGA